The Procambarus clarkii isolate CNS0578487 unplaced genomic scaffold, FALCON_Pclarkii_2.0 HiC_scaffold_124, whole genome shotgun sequence genome contains the following window.
TATTGGAATGgtggtcctcctcaccattcccccctctcccgtccactcgtcctcctaaccattcttcTCACCCCCGTCCTCCCAACAATTTCCCACTCTCACGTTctatcgtcctccctaccataccCCCTCCTCCGTCCTCTTGTcgccctcaccatcccccaccattctccattcccctgtcccctcgtcaccACCATCTGCTACTCCCCCGTCCACTCGTCCTCCTCCACCATTACCCCAtcccctgtctcctcgtccttcactcccccactccTGTCCTTTCGTCATccactccatcccccactcccgtcccctcatcctccccaccgtcCTCCCATCACTgacatataagaaaaacagttgaaaaacgaaataaaaaaaaataaaaaaaataaactatactcacgaaatgaacggtatgataaataACACAGGtctattccaacacaatgtcacacaaaataattaaatcaaattgaaaataaatcgaaatatatgaaaattcaacttatgaatgaaatcagaaacattgaaatggaatcgaaacatgattagtattacgtgcaacagatggtgctctttttcaaaaaaacatatttttacctgccacaggtgtggcatctatatagtaggtatataaagacACACGCATAttggaatggaatgttgtgtcaaaatttcaaagcaatcactgaaaaaaattcggagattacagcgggtACGGCTCTTAAGTCTAACAGATGGTGCTATTTTTCCAAAAAAACAcattttttcttgtcacaggtgaggcatgtatatagtagatatataaaaacacgcgcgtattcgaatgcaacgttgtgtcaaaatttcaaagcaatcggtaaagtggtttcGAAGATTCCCTCACCTGAAAAACGCATGAAAagcacagttaaaaaaaaaacatgtttttcccgtcacagacgtgacatctatatagtatatatattaaaacTCGCTCTATTGTGAATGAAAAGTTGTTTGAAAGCGGTGAaggactttcggagattagcgattttgaacaaacgaatatttacatttttatttatataggttAGTTTAAATTAATAGCAGGTCTCCAGTGGGACCTTTAGGGAACGGCAGGTCTCCAGGGAGGGACCTCCAGGGAATGGCAGGTCTCTTGGAGGACCTCCAGGGAATGTCAGGTGTCTAGGGGGACCTCCAGGGAATGGCAGGTCTCTAGGAGGACCTCCAGGGAATGGCAGGTCTCTAGGAGGACCTCCAGGGAATGGCAGGTCTCTAGCGGGACCTCCAGGGAATGGCAGGTCTCCGGGGGAATGAAATAGCAGCGTTGATCTAGGGGATGGTTGGACTCTAGAAAAATGGAGATGCAGCGTTTGGAGAAGGTGGATTCTCCATACATCTGGAGAATTACTCCAGATGTATGGAGACTAAAGATACAAAACCTGAAATGAAATGTTAAAGGAAACACTGGATGACAGAGTTTGTTActgtcaaaaacgtgaaaaaaataccTGTAGGAACTATATACAACAAAAACAACAGAACTGAACACAATGTACCCTGTCTACTGTTGAATGTTGCAGAAATTCTTTGTCACCCACTGAAAGGAGTTTTCAGTTTAACTCATGGAAAACGAAATCTACAGTTCTTGACAAAGGCAAGCCtaaacaaaactttcaaaaaaaggGAACAGACCTGAGGCACTATATTACCGACCCAGAGATACAGAAGTATTATGCATAAAGTTCTGGGAAAATTAATCAGGTTGAGATTAAGTGAATATATAGAGCAGATAATGAATATAATAAAAGCTCAGCATGGGTTTAGAAGGCTAATTTCATGCCTGTTAAACTTGTTCGAGTTCCACGACAATGATTATTAAAATACGACAGGAAGAAGAAGCCTGGACAGACTTTCTTTTCCTCCACTGTCAAAAATATTTGTTATGAAACCTCAGGGAAGGCTGATGTACAACATACTTAAAATGATAAAGATGAAAATATCCATAAGGGCcttgataagggttcgaacctctGCGCTGGATGTTTGTTCCtttgaggatttgttcatttgatatgtcactttattgtgatttctgtgtgtaatgatgaatATAGAAAGGAAAAAGGGACACCAGGAGGTACCTACACCATAAGGGGAAAGCAACTACGGGAATCAGAAAGAGAAAAATATATTAGAGTTAATATAATTCCATCAGTAACTCCTGAGGAACACATAAGCAGGGAATCATCGGCCGCATATGATGTTCAGGCTGGCATTTGAACGTCATTTAGTGACCTACACCAGGAATCTTTCAATGTAATATACATAACCATTCTTAGAGAAATACAGGAATATACAGCACAAGGCTGAAATCTACACCGTGTGATACATATAAATGACATTTAAAAAATATAGGTGTTTGGTACAAGAACAGTGCAAGTGCTAGGAGGGTATAGCTATTACGAAGGGTTAAGAGATAATAACCTCCCAATTTTGGAGGAGGGAATAAGCGAAAGAGAtaagatcacaacatacaagataccaaataaatagttgtaaaaatATGTCACTATAATCTAGGAGCTACAAAGAGGGCGACTATGGCACGAAAGTGTACACGGCTGTTTTCACAAAATGTTGTATAATGCCTAGGGAAAATTTCTGGTTTGTGTACGCGATTCTGGCAAGGGGATTTTTTTTCCAATATGGCCGCCAACATGGCTGCCAACATGGCCGCCATTATGGCCGTCATCATGGGCCGCCAACATGGCCGCCAACCTGGTCGCCAACATAGCCGCCAATATTCCTGCCAACATGGCCGCCATTATGGCCGTCATCATGGGCCGCCAACATGGCCGCCATTATGGCCACCAACATGGCCGCCATTATGGCCGCCAGGCCCAAAtcgattactgtacagaattgtttaCAATGTTTGTGTTGGTTTCAGAAGTAATATTTTGAGTTTGTGGTGTGTTCCGTTGTTGCTTCTGTTGCTACTGTTCctgccactgttgctgctgcttctcctgctgctgctgctgttgctgttgctgttgttgctgctgctgctactgctgttgttgctgctactgctgttgttgctgctactgctgttgttgctgctggcaaGGTTTCTGCTATTGCtgctaatgttgttgttgttggtggtggtgctgctgctgctattgtttCTGTGGCTGCTCCGGCTgttactgttgttactgctgtaaATGTTCGTGCTGTTGCCGTTCCTGCGGCTGCTGTTGTTGCCGtagatgttgctgctgctgctgctgttccttcgTTAGTTTCATGCTGTTCTTCTTTATCACACTTCACCACACACAGTTTTTATCCTCATTTCATAAACATATTCGAACATTAATAGAGCTTGAGTGAAAACTCTACTATAGAACCCTCCACAGTTTAGATGATACAGACATATTGTGTTACACGCTTGGCAGTATTTTCATCTATTGTTAGTGTAAACCTGTGTACCATGTATATTTGATGTGGTGTTTACATCAACACACGGTGCGGTCAGCGTTGCAGGATTGCATCAATGTTTAGTTGAGTTGCTGCATGTTGAACGGGAACACTGTCGTCGCCGCCTGTGTTGTGTATTCTGGGTGATGCTGTTGATGTTTACCGCGTCCGGTTGAACTGGTGATGTGGGCTGGTGCTGATGCTTGAACTGGTGCTGtgggctgg
Protein-coding sequences here:
- the LOC123753610 gene encoding uncharacterized protein, which gives rise to MYSATSCRTQPVLTRTHHVLGGCVLKHQFKHQHQPTAPVQAPATAHSTSTSPQHQFKHQQQPTAPAPAHSTSSSTSNSPQHQHQPTAPVQAPATAHSTSTSPQHQFKHQHQPTSPVQPDACDKEEQHETNEGTAAAAATSTATTAAAGTATARTFTAVTTVTAGAATETIAAAAPPPTTTTLAAIAETLPAATTAVAATTAVAATTAVAAAATTATATAAAAGEAAATVAGTVATEATTEHTTNSKYYF